From Argopecten irradians isolate NY chromosome 2, Ai_NY, whole genome shotgun sequence, the proteins below share one genomic window:
- the LOC138315320 gene encoding uncharacterized protein isoform X2, whose protein sequence is MRVWRYDRVAIGRGINPQRVLHTYNKYGKRTLLRTRWEVQDATYQGMMLNTRAEELHQNDTSEILSYLPVLKGLDVVELGSGIGRFTGKLAERAKHVLAVDFVAKFIEKNKELNNIHTNIDFVVDDVMNITLAPESIGFVFTNWLFMYLDDVTTTRLLKHLLRSLSQNACLFVRESCLYGSGDLSFDTSTTHYREYKHYEALFHSVSITTDDQSTAYCFRIVMSKSLDSYREKLNNENQIIWLLQKVIHTTSQTSQ, encoded by the exons ATGCGAGTGTGGCGGTATGATCGAGTGGCGATAGGTCGAGGGATAAATCCACAGCGAgtgttacatacatataacaaataCG GTAAACGGACATTGCTGAGGACACGTTGGGAAGTGCAGGATGCCACTTATCAAGGAATGATGTTGAATACTAGGGCTGAAGAACTACATCAGAATGATACTTCTGAAATATTGTCTTATCTCCCTGTATTAAAAGGCTTGGATGTTGTTGAATTGGGTTCTGGAATCGG ACGTTTTACTGGAAAACTGGCGGAACGAGCCAAACATGTCCTTGCTGTAGACTTTGTGGCAAAGTTCATAGAGAAAAACAAGGAGCTCAACAATATTCACACAAACATTGACTTCGTTGTGGACGATGTTATGAACATCACATTGGCGCCAGAGAGTATTGGGTTCGTCTTTACCAACTGGCTGTTTATGTACCTAGACGATGTAACCACAACACGCCTGCTCAAACATCTCCTCAGATCGCTCTCACAGAATGCCTGTTTGTTCGTCAGGGAGTCCTGCCTGTACGGCTCCG GTGATTTATCATTTGATACAAGTACTACCCATTATCGGGAGTACAAGCACTATGAGGCACTGTTCCACTCTGTTAGTATTACAACAGACGATCAGAGCACTGCATACTGTTTCCGCATAGTCATGTCTAAGTCATTGGATTCTTATCGTGAG aaattgaaTAATGAAAACCAGATAATATGGCTTCTCCAGAAAGTAATCCACACGACCAGTCAGACCTCACAGTGA
- the LOC138315319 gene encoding uncharacterized protein, with product MSTLLSVILFTTAFIFTFTLPQDVKDIYFNKDDRFLCTEYKLPVNESFTVSYDSLADGSLATHVLLLDCIDSDADRPWVCRRICRSEEPVRFTWPSINHDKGKGCVVDAVSGTEYTPTEQEEGTDVRELLVYGADPQLQVHPGNDTSQSDTTVHSDGTKNDNHDAPPAVETDELNKDSSKSSMKDYWNEHSKDASMQEMMLDNDAEILSKDELPEILSYLPNYDNIDVVELGAGIGRFTTHLAQRARKVLAVDFMENFIEKNREINKNFTNIDYLAEDVMDLDLEDDDWDLVFSNWLYMYLDNDELTHFLRNTLAWLRPGGFMFCRESCLQQSGSKVRTINPTYYRDPLVYESLFASVTIPTEDGKAFYGFEKVFSKSVDTYIKMKNNDNQLVWLIQKVRRVHDTSDDFVSLRELKEEQKSEISRILSREELIGRGFIQTGGLDIAQMAAEMFSLQEGQKVLDLNCGIGGFGVHVAKTYDVEVTASDISSSVIHIARERAKEAGVSQQVKFEVASLERRIHAPESFDVIYGRDVIGEVKDKLILLRHIHDALKMGGKLLIADFCIDEEVEDIELDTDVFIEHHQNSNVPDKVLSTGAMLDLMTEAGFVNVSALDKTDDILRALERELTDVKEQSKAECLDTLTIRRQILNKLRTGNSWMMFYAEKQTK from the exons ATGTCCACCTTGTTAAGCGTCATATTGTTTACCACTGCGTTTATATTTACTTTCACTTTACCCCAAGATGTAAAGGATATCTACTTCAACAAG GACGACCGGTTTTTATGCACAGAGTACAAATTGCCCGTGAACGAGTCTTTTACAG TTTCATATGATTCGCTCGCTGACGGAAGTTTGGCGACCCATGTGCTGTTGCTTGACTGTATAGACTCGGACGCCGATAGACCATG ggTGTGTCGGAGAATATGTCGAAGTGAAGAGCCTGTTCGCTTTACCTGGCCGAGCATTAATCATGATAAAG GTAAGGGATGTGTTGTTGATGCTGTCAGCGGCACAGAATATACACCCACAGAACAGGAGGAAGGTACTGACGTTAGGGAGTTACTGGTGTACGGGGCTGACCCGCAATTACAGGTGCATCCAGG AAATGATACTTCGCAATCGGACACTACCGTTCACTCTGACGGGACCAAAAACGATAATCATGATGCACCGCCGGCCGTAGAAACAGATGAACTGAATAAAG ACAGTTCCAAATCGTCTATGAAAGATTACTGGAATGAACATTCGAAGGATGCCTCCATGCAGGAAATGATGCTGGACAACGACGCAGAAATACTGAGTAAAGATGAATTACCTGAGATTTTGTCGTATCTTCCCAACTATGATAACATAGACGTTGTTGAACTAGGCGCCGGGATAGG ACGATTTACAACTCACTTGGCGCAAAGAGCTAGAAAAGTACTCGCTGTCGACTTCATGGAAAACTTTATCGAGAAGAATCGAGAGATCAATAAGAACTTTACAAACATCGACTACCTTGCCGAAGACGTGATGGACCTAGATTTAGAGGATGACGACTGGGATCTCGTGTTTTCTAACTGGCTGTATATGTACCTTGATAACGACGAGCTGACCCACTTCTTACGGAACACATTGGCATGGCTCCGTCCCGGTGGTTTTATGTTCTGTAGAGAATCATGTCTACAACAATCCG GAAGTAAGGTAAGAACCATCAATCCTACCTACTATCGGGACCCGCTGGTATACGAATCCTTATTTGCTAGCGTAACGATACCAACCGAAGATGGCAAGGCATTTTACGGATTTGAGAAAGTCTTCTCTAAATCAGTTGATACATATATAAAG ATGAAAAACAACGATAACCAATTGGTATGGCTGATACAGAAAGTGAGACGAGTGCATGATACTAGTGATGACTTTGTGTCTCTCCGAGAGCTCAAGGAGGAGCAAAAATCAGAAATTTCCCGTATTCTTTCTCGTGAGGAATTAATTGGAAGAGGATTTATTCAAACTGGAGGGCTTGATATCGCACAG aTGGCGGCAGAAATGTTCAGTCTCCAAGAAGGCCAAAAAGTTCTGGACTTAAATTGTGGAATCGGAGGTTTTGGCGTACACGTGGCAAAA ACATATGACGTAGAAGTTACTGCAAGTGACATATCCTCATCCGTTATACACATCGCACGTGAGCGAGCAAAGGAGGCTGGTGTATCACAA CAAGTCAAGTTTGAAGTCGCATCTCTTGAGAGACGAATACACGCCCCAGAGTCGTTTGACGTCATCTACGGCCGTGACGTAATCGGAGAGGTGAAAGATAAACTGATTCTACtaagacatatacat GACGCTCTGAAGATGGGAGGCAAGCTGCTGATAGCAGATTTCTGTATAGATGAGGAGGTAGAGGATATCGAGTTAGACACAGACGTCTTTATAGAGCATCATCAAAACAGTAATGTACCGGACAAG GTACTTTCCACTGGGGCAATGCTTGACCTGATGACAGAAGCTGGCTTTGTCAATGTGTCGGCTTTGGATAAAACGGATGACATCTTGAGGGCACTAGAAAGGGAGCTAACTGATGTTAAG GAGCAATCTAAAGCGGAATGTTTAGATACACTTACCATAAGAAGACAGATATTGAACAAACTCAGGACAGGAAATTCATGGATGATGTTCTATGCcgagaaacaaacaaaatga
- the LOC138315320 gene encoding uncharacterized protein isoform X1 has protein sequence MRVWRYDRVAIGRGINPQRVLHTYNKYGKRTLLRTRWEVQDATYQGMMLNTRAEELHQNDTSEILSYLPVLKGLDVVELGSGIGRRFTGKLAERAKHVLAVDFVAKFIEKNKELNNIHTNIDFVVDDVMNITLAPESIGFVFTNWLFMYLDDVTTTRLLKHLLRSLSQNACLFVRESCLYGSGDLSFDTSTTHYREYKHYEALFHSVSITTDDQSTAYCFRIVMSKSLDSYREKLNNENQIIWLLQKVIHTTSQTSQ, from the exons ATGCGAGTGTGGCGGTATGATCGAGTGGCGATAGGTCGAGGGATAAATCCACAGCGAgtgttacatacatataacaaataCG GTAAACGGACATTGCTGAGGACACGTTGGGAAGTGCAGGATGCCACTTATCAAGGAATGATGTTGAATACTAGGGCTGAAGAACTACATCAGAATGATACTTCTGAAATATTGTCTTATCTCCCTGTATTAAAAGGCTTGGATGTTGTTGAATTGGGTTCTGGAATCGG TAGACGTTTTACTGGAAAACTGGCGGAACGAGCCAAACATGTCCTTGCTGTAGACTTTGTGGCAAAGTTCATAGAGAAAAACAAGGAGCTCAACAATATTCACACAAACATTGACTTCGTTGTGGACGATGTTATGAACATCACATTGGCGCCAGAGAGTATTGGGTTCGTCTTTACCAACTGGCTGTTTATGTACCTAGACGATGTAACCACAACACGCCTGCTCAAACATCTCCTCAGATCGCTCTCACAGAATGCCTGTTTGTTCGTCAGGGAGTCCTGCCTGTACGGCTCCG GTGATTTATCATTTGATACAAGTACTACCCATTATCGGGAGTACAAGCACTATGAGGCACTGTTCCACTCTGTTAGTATTACAACAGACGATCAGAGCACTGCATACTGTTTCCGCATAGTCATGTCTAAGTCATTGGATTCTTATCGTGAG aaattgaaTAATGAAAACCAGATAATATGGCTTCTCCAGAAAGTAATCCACACGACCAGTCAGACCTCACAGTGA
- the LOC138315321 gene encoding uncharacterized protein translates to MDTSQTNIEERVILQKNWNLQDATPKGMMLNTRYGELCDADVAEILSYLPEIQGLDIVELGAGIGRFTKPLAQRARRVLAVDFVGKFIEKNKENNTSLTNIDYVVDDAMNLEVPLSSAQLVFTNWLFMYFEDDSARRLLEKIMGWLQVNGHVFLRESCIHGSGDIPLQNFKTHYRHPEDYQNMFLSVTQPTEDEQSVYGFNIIASRPVETYRKVMKNGNQITWLLQKVRRDANN, encoded by the exons AAGAAAGAGTGATACTGCAGAAAAATTGGAATCTCCAAGATGCCACCCCAAAGGGGATGATGCTTAATACCAGGTACGGTGAACTGTGTGATGCTGATGTCGCTGAAATACTTTCCTATCTACCCGAAATACAAGGTCTGGATATCGTGGAACTTGGTGCAGGGATAGG TCGCTTTACAAAACCTCTTGCGCAAAGAGCACGACGTGTACTTGCTGTAGACTTTGTGGGGAAATTCATTGAGAAGAATAAGGAGAACAACACGAGTTTAACAAACATAGACTATGTCGTAGATGATGCTATGAATCTTGAAGTACCTTTGAGCAGTGCTCAGTTAGTCTTCACAAACTGGCTCTTTATGTATTTCGAAGACGACTCCGCTCGACGTCTCCTTGAAAAGATAATGGGATGGCTCCAGGTTAATGGACATGTCTTTTTGCGAGAGTCTTGTATCCACggatcag GTGATATCCCACTACAGAACTTTAAGACTCACTACCGCCACCCAGAGGACTACCAAAATATGTTTCTCTCCGTTACTCAACCTACAGAAGACGAACAGTCCGTCTACGGATTTAACATTATTGCGTCAAGACCAGTAGAAACCTATCGAAAG GTGATGAAAAACGGTAACCAGATCACATGGCTTCTGCAAAAAGTGAGAAGAGACGCCAACAATTAA
- the LOC138315320 gene encoding uncharacterized protein isoform X5 translates to MMLNTRAEELHQNDTSEILSYLPVLKGLDVVELGSGIGRRFTGKLAERAKHVLAVDFVAKFIEKNKELNNIHTNIDFVVDDVMNITLAPESIGFVFTNWLFMYLDDVTTTRLLKHLLRSLSQNACLFVRESCLYGSGDLSFDTSTTHYREYKHYEALFHSVSITTDDQSTAYCFRIVMSKSLDSYREKLNNENQIIWLLQKVIHTTSQTSQ, encoded by the exons ATGATGTTGAATACTAGGGCTGAAGAACTACATCAGAATGATACTTCTGAAATATTGTCTTATCTCCCTGTATTAAAAGGCTTGGATGTTGTTGAATTGGGTTCTGGAATCGG TAGACGTTTTACTGGAAAACTGGCGGAACGAGCCAAACATGTCCTTGCTGTAGACTTTGTGGCAAAGTTCATAGAGAAAAACAAGGAGCTCAACAATATTCACACAAACATTGACTTCGTTGTGGACGATGTTATGAACATCACATTGGCGCCAGAGAGTATTGGGTTCGTCTTTACCAACTGGCTGTTTATGTACCTAGACGATGTAACCACAACACGCCTGCTCAAACATCTCCTCAGATCGCTCTCACAGAATGCCTGTTTGTTCGTCAGGGAGTCCTGCCTGTACGGCTCCG GTGATTTATCATTTGATACAAGTACTACCCATTATCGGGAGTACAAGCACTATGAGGCACTGTTCCACTCTGTTAGTATTACAACAGACGATCAGAGCACTGCATACTGTTTCCGCATAGTCATGTCTAAGTCATTGGATTCTTATCGTGAG aaattgaaTAATGAAAACCAGATAATATGGCTTCTCCAGAAAGTAATCCACACGACCAGTCAGACCTCACAGTGA
- the LOC138315320 gene encoding uncharacterized protein isoform X3: MSEGKRTLLRTRWEVQDATYQGMMLNTRAEELHQNDTSEILSYLPVLKGLDVVELGSGIGRRFTGKLAERAKHVLAVDFVAKFIEKNKELNNIHTNIDFVVDDVMNITLAPESIGFVFTNWLFMYLDDVTTTRLLKHLLRSLSQNACLFVRESCLYGSGDLSFDTSTTHYREYKHYEALFHSVSITTDDQSTAYCFRIVMSKSLDSYREKLNNENQIIWLLQKVIHTTSQTSQ, encoded by the exons ATGTCAGaag GTAAACGGACATTGCTGAGGACACGTTGGGAAGTGCAGGATGCCACTTATCAAGGAATGATGTTGAATACTAGGGCTGAAGAACTACATCAGAATGATACTTCTGAAATATTGTCTTATCTCCCTGTATTAAAAGGCTTGGATGTTGTTGAATTGGGTTCTGGAATCGG TAGACGTTTTACTGGAAAACTGGCGGAACGAGCCAAACATGTCCTTGCTGTAGACTTTGTGGCAAAGTTCATAGAGAAAAACAAGGAGCTCAACAATATTCACACAAACATTGACTTCGTTGTGGACGATGTTATGAACATCACATTGGCGCCAGAGAGTATTGGGTTCGTCTTTACCAACTGGCTGTTTATGTACCTAGACGATGTAACCACAACACGCCTGCTCAAACATCTCCTCAGATCGCTCTCACAGAATGCCTGTTTGTTCGTCAGGGAGTCCTGCCTGTACGGCTCCG GTGATTTATCATTTGATACAAGTACTACCCATTATCGGGAGTACAAGCACTATGAGGCACTGTTCCACTCTGTTAGTATTACAACAGACGATCAGAGCACTGCATACTGTTTCCGCATAGTCATGTCTAAGTCATTGGATTCTTATCGTGAG aaattgaaTAATGAAAACCAGATAATATGGCTTCTCCAGAAAGTAATCCACACGACCAGTCAGACCTCACAGTGA
- the LOC138315320 gene encoding uncharacterized protein isoform X4 gives MENSKRTLLRTRWEVQDATYQGMMLNTRAEELHQNDTSEILSYLPVLKGLDVVELGSGIGRRFTGKLAERAKHVLAVDFVAKFIEKNKELNNIHTNIDFVVDDVMNITLAPESIGFVFTNWLFMYLDDVTTTRLLKHLLRSLSQNACLFVRESCLYGSGDLSFDTSTTHYREYKHYEALFHSVSITTDDQSTAYCFRIVMSKSLDSYREKLNNENQIIWLLQKVIHTTSQTSQ, from the exons ATGGAGAATA GTAAACGGACATTGCTGAGGACACGTTGGGAAGTGCAGGATGCCACTTATCAAGGAATGATGTTGAATACTAGGGCTGAAGAACTACATCAGAATGATACTTCTGAAATATTGTCTTATCTCCCTGTATTAAAAGGCTTGGATGTTGTTGAATTGGGTTCTGGAATCGG TAGACGTTTTACTGGAAAACTGGCGGAACGAGCCAAACATGTCCTTGCTGTAGACTTTGTGGCAAAGTTCATAGAGAAAAACAAGGAGCTCAACAATATTCACACAAACATTGACTTCGTTGTGGACGATGTTATGAACATCACATTGGCGCCAGAGAGTATTGGGTTCGTCTTTACCAACTGGCTGTTTATGTACCTAGACGATGTAACCACAACACGCCTGCTCAAACATCTCCTCAGATCGCTCTCACAGAATGCCTGTTTGTTCGTCAGGGAGTCCTGCCTGTACGGCTCCG GTGATTTATCATTTGATACAAGTACTACCCATTATCGGGAGTACAAGCACTATGAGGCACTGTTCCACTCTGTTAGTATTACAACAGACGATCAGAGCACTGCATACTGTTTCCGCATAGTCATGTCTAAGTCATTGGATTCTTATCGTGAG aaattgaaTAATGAAAACCAGATAATATGGCTTCTCCAGAAAGTAATCCACACGACCAGTCAGACCTCACAGTGA